One region of Pseudomonas glycinae genomic DNA includes:
- a CDS encoding TrkH family potassium uptake protein, whose translation MALPTLRIIGFIIGIFLITLAIAMVVPMATLVIFERTGDLPSFLWASMITFLAGLALVIPGRPEHIHLRPRDMYLLTVSSWLVVCIFAALPFLLTQHISYTDSFFESMSGITATGSTVLNHLDDMSPGILMWRSLLHWIGGIGFIGMAVAILPLLRIGGMRLFQTESSDRSEKVMPRSHMVARLIVAAYVGITILGSLAFWWAGMSPFDAINHAMSAISTGGFSTSDQSLAKWTQPAVHWVAVVVMILGSLPFTLYVATLRGNRRALIKDQQVQGLLGMLLATWLVLGTWYWWTTNLHWLDALRHVALNVTSVVTTTGFALGDYSLWGNFSLMLFFYLGFVGGCSGSTAGGIKIFRFQVAYILLKANLNQLIHPRAVIKQKYNGHRLDEEIVRSILTFSFFFAITICVIALLLSLLGVDWMTALTGAASTVSGVGPGLGETIGPAGNFASLPDAAKWILSFGMLLGRLEIITVFVLCIPAFWRH comes from the coding sequence ATGGCGTTGCCGACCTTACGGATCATTGGTTTCATCATCGGCATCTTCCTGATCACCCTGGCCATCGCCATGGTCGTGCCCATGGCCACCCTGGTGATTTTCGAGCGCACCGGCGATCTGCCGTCGTTCCTCTGGGCGAGCATGATCACCTTTCTCGCCGGCCTCGCACTGGTGATTCCCGGTCGCCCGGAACACATTCACCTGCGCCCCCGGGACATGTACCTGCTGACCGTCAGTAGCTGGCTGGTGGTGTGCATCTTTGCCGCGCTGCCGTTTTTGCTGACCCAGCACATCAGTTACACCGACTCGTTCTTCGAAAGCATGTCCGGCATCACGGCCACCGGATCGACCGTGCTCAACCACCTGGACGACATGTCCCCCGGCATTCTGATGTGGCGCTCGCTGCTGCACTGGATCGGCGGCATCGGCTTCATCGGCATGGCGGTGGCGATCCTGCCGCTGCTGCGCATCGGTGGCATGCGCCTGTTCCAGACCGAATCCTCGGACCGCTCGGAAAAGGTCATGCCCCGCTCGCACATGGTGGCGCGGCTGATCGTGGCGGCGTACGTCGGCATCACGATTCTCGGCAGCCTGGCGTTCTGGTGGGCCGGGATGAGCCCGTTCGATGCGATCAACCACGCGATGTCGGCGATTTCCACCGGCGGGTTCTCGACCTCCGACCAGTCCCTGGCCAAATGGACGCAACCGGCGGTGCACTGGGTGGCCGTGGTGGTGATGATTCTCGGCAGTCTGCCGTTCACCCTGTACGTGGCGACGCTGCGCGGCAACCGCCGGGCGCTGATCAAGGATCAACAGGTACAGGGTTTGCTCGGCATGTTGCTGGCGACCTGGCTGGTGCTCGGCACTTGGTACTGGTGGACTACCAACCTGCATTGGCTGGACGCGTTGCGCCATGTGGCGCTGAACGTGACGTCAGTGGTCACCACCACCGGATTTGCATTGGGCGACTACAGCCTGTGGGGCAACTTCTCGCTGATGCTGTTCTTCTATCTGGGCTTCGTCGGCGGCTGTTCCGGTTCGACGGCGGGCGGGATCAAGATTTTCCGCTTCCAGGTCGCCTACATCCTGCTCAAGGCCAACCTTAACCAGTTGATTCACCCGCGTGCGGTGATCAAGCAGAAGTACAACGGTCACCGCCTCGATGAGGAAATTGTCCGGTCGATTCTGACGTTCTCGTTCTTCTTCGCCATCACCATCTGCGTGATCGCCCTGCTGCTGTCGCTGTTGGGCGTGGACTGGATGACGGCGTTGACCGGCGCCGCCAGCACCGTGTCCGGCGTCGGCCCGGGCCTGGGCGAGACCATCGGCCCGGCCGGCAACTTCGCCAGCCTGCCGGATGCGGCCAAGTGGATTCTGTCGTTCGGCATGCTGCTCGGCCGACTGGAGATCATTACGGTGTTTGTGCTGTGTATTCCGGCGTTCTGGCGTCACTGA
- a CDS encoding AraC family transcriptional regulator, whose product MSERTTSASWAMGIVKALEMDGLDCRVLFRQLGLDYAALEDPDARFPQDSMTRLWQRAVELSGNPAIGLNMGKVVRPASFHVAGYALMSSNTLAEGFQRLVRYQRIIAESADLSFRLLDEGYALILTVHGDHLPPTRQSAEASLACALALCGWLTGRTLHPRKVLVQGDEPDDLEPYKQAFHAPLVFNAPYDALIFERADMEAPLPTANEAMALLHDRFAGEYLARFSESRVTHKARQVLCRLLPQGEPKRDTVAQTLHLSQRTLQRRLQEEGTSFQQLLDDTRRELAEQYLAQPSMTLLEIAYLLGFADPSNFFRAFRRWFDTTPGDYRARLLEAPKAISDARTPEYTAQTP is encoded by the coding sequence ATGAGCGAACGAACGACTTCTGCAAGCTGGGCGATGGGGATTGTCAAGGCACTGGAAATGGACGGCCTGGATTGCCGGGTTTTGTTCAGACAGCTGGGGCTCGACTACGCGGCGCTGGAGGATCCGGACGCGCGCTTCCCGCAGGATTCCATGACCCGACTGTGGCAACGGGCGGTCGAGCTGTCCGGCAATCCCGCCATCGGCCTGAACATGGGCAAGGTGGTGCGACCGGCTTCGTTCCATGTCGCGGGCTATGCACTGATGTCCAGCAATACGCTGGCGGAAGGTTTTCAGCGACTGGTGCGTTATCAGCGAATCATCGCCGAAAGTGCCGACCTGAGTTTTCGCCTGCTCGATGAAGGTTATGCGTTGATTCTGACGGTGCATGGCGATCACCTGCCGCCGACCCGGCAAAGTGCCGAAGCCTCGCTGGCCTGCGCGCTGGCGCTGTGCGGCTGGCTGACCGGGCGCACGCTGCACCCGCGCAAAGTGCTGGTGCAGGGCGATGAGCCGGATGACCTTGAACCCTACAAACAAGCCTTCCATGCACCGCTGGTGTTCAACGCGCCGTATGACGCGCTGATCTTCGAACGGGCCGACATGGAAGCGCCACTGCCCACCGCCAATGAGGCGATGGCGCTGCTGCACGACCGGTTTGCCGGGGAATATCTGGCGCGGTTTTCCGAAAGCCGCGTGACACACAAGGCGCGTCAGGTGTTGTGCCGCCTGCTGCCCCAGGGCGAACCCAAGCGCGACACGGTGGCGCAGACCCTGCACCTGTCGCAGCGCACCTTGCAACGACGTTTGCAGGAGGAGGGCACCAGTTTTCAGCAGTTGCTTGATGACACCCGCCGCGAACTCGCCGAGCAATACCTGGCGCAGCCGAGCATGACCTTGCTGGAGATTGCCTATCTGTTGGGCTTTGCCGACCCGAGCAATTTCTTCCGCGCCTTCCGCCGCTGGTTCGACACCACGCCCGGCGATTACCGGGCGCGGTTGCTGGAAGCGCCGAAGGCGATCAGTGACGCCAGAACGCCGGAATACACAGCACAAACACCGTAA
- a CDS encoding HD domain-containing protein: MSATARFTHMKDGTQEDWAIIAADFSAYARQLSGRIVAHLKLLEGDFGGFPVDRLTHSLQTATRAFRDGRDEEYVVCALLHDIGDTLGSYNHPDIAAAILKPFVSAENLWMVEKHGIFQGYYFFHHLGMDRHLREQFSDHPQFLATAEFCARYDAAAFDPEYDTLPLSFFEPMMERLFAQPKNSIYKAAMEEHTPA; this comes from the coding sequence ATGAGTGCCACTGCCCGTTTCACCCACATGAAGGACGGTACACAGGAAGACTGGGCGATCATTGCGGCGGATTTCAGCGCCTACGCCCGCCAATTGTCCGGCCGGATCGTGGCGCACCTGAAACTGCTAGAAGGCGATTTCGGCGGTTTCCCGGTGGATCGCCTGACCCACTCGCTGCAAACCGCGACCCGCGCCTTTCGCGACGGACGCGACGAGGAATACGTGGTCTGCGCGCTGCTCCACGACATCGGCGACACCCTTGGCTCCTACAATCACCCGGACATCGCCGCCGCCATTCTCAAGCCGTTCGTCAGTGCCGAAAACCTGTGGATGGTGGAAAAGCACGGGATCTTCCAGGGCTACTACTTCTTCCATCACCTGGGCATGGATCGGCACCTGCGCGAGCAGTTCAGCGACCACCCGCAGTTTCTGGCGACCGCGGAGTTCTGCGCAAGATACGACGCGGCGGCGTTCGACCCCGAGTACGACACCCTGCCGCTGAGCTTCTTCGAGCCGATGATGGAAAGGCTGTTTGCCCAGCCGAAAAACTCGATCTACAAAGCGGCGATGGAAGAGCACACCCCGGCCTGA
- a CDS encoding nitroreductase family protein produces the protein MQALDALLNRVSVPRLIDPAPTAEQREVLFAAATRAPDHGHLQPYRFLTVEGAAREQMGELLAEAAKMQEGEVTEAMIDKARNGPLRAPLVVVVIAKLQDHVKYPKAEQLLAAGCAAHGILLAAYAQGIGAVWRTGDLAYSKHVAKGLGLTDDEEVIAFLYLGTPQKEPRVAEKVDLAEFVSAWPGKA, from the coding sequence ATGCAGGCTCTCGACGCTTTGCTCAACCGTGTTTCCGTTCCACGACTGATCGATCCGGCCCCCACCGCCGAACAGCGCGAAGTGCTGTTCGCCGCCGCGACCCGCGCACCGGATCACGGCCATTTGCAGCCGTATCGCTTCCTGACCGTCGAAGGTGCGGCGCGTGAGCAGATGGGCGAGTTGCTGGCCGAAGCTGCAAAAATGCAGGAAGGCGAAGTCACCGAAGCGATGATCGACAAGGCGCGCAACGGCCCGCTGCGGGCGCCGCTGGTGGTCGTGGTCATCGCCAAGTTGCAGGATCACGTCAAATACCCGAAGGCCGAGCAGTTGCTGGCCGCAGGCTGTGCAGCTCACGGGATTCTGCTGGCGGCTTACGCGCAGGGGATTGGTGCGGTGTGGCGTACGGGTGATCTGGCTTACTCGAAACATGTCGCCAAGGGTTTGGGCCTGACGGATGACGAAGAGGTGATTGCCTTCCTGTACCTCGGCACACCGCAGAAAGAACCGCGGGTGGCCGAGAAGGTTGATCTGGCGGAGTTTGTCAGCGCCTGGCCGGGTAAAGCCTGA
- a CDS encoding DUF962 domain-containing protein, which produces METLKPFNSFAEFYPYYLSEHSNSTCRRLHFIGTTLVIFILALTIAKGAWLLLLALPLAGYSFAWVGHFFFEKNRPATFQHPFYSLLGDFVMYRDMILGRVPF; this is translated from the coding sequence GTGGAAACCCTCAAGCCTTTCAACAGCTTCGCCGAGTTCTATCCGTATTACCTCAGCGAGCACAGCAACAGCACCTGCCGTCGCCTGCATTTCATCGGCACGACACTGGTGATCTTCATTCTCGCCCTGACCATCGCCAAGGGCGCCTGGCTGCTGTTGCTTGCCTTGCCGCTGGCCGGCTACAGCTTTGCCTGGGTCGGCCATTTCTTTTTCGAGAAAAACCGCCCGGCCACCTTCCAGCACCCGTTCTACAGCCTGCTCGGCGACTTCGTCATGTACCGCGACATGATCCTGGGCCGCGTGCCGTTCTAG
- a CDS encoding potassium transporter Kup, which yields MLVAAVGVVYGDIGTSPLYTLKEVFSGAYGVPVNHDGVLGILSLIFWSLIWVVSIKYMMFVLRADNQGEGGIMALTALARRAAGERRKLRSLLVVCGLIGAALFYGDSMITPAISVLSAIEGLGLAFDGIDHWVVPLSLVVLVGLFLIQSHGTARIGILFGPIMVTWFLVLGALGVYGISHSPEVLKALNPIWAVRFFMVHTGMGVAILGAVVLALTGAEALYADMGHFGRKPIARAWFLLVLPALVLNYFGQGALLLDNPEAARNPFYLLAPSWALIPLVGLSTLATVIASQAVISGAFSLTRQAIQLGYIPRMYIQHTSSDEQGQIYIGAVNWALMVGVVLLVLGFESSGALASAYGVAVTGTMLMTTILVSAVMLLLWKWPPILAVPVLIGFLLVDGLYFAANVPKIVQGGAFPVIAGIALFVLMTTWKRGKQLLVERLDEGALPLPIFISSIRVQPPHRVQGTAVFLTARSDAVPHALLHNLLHNQVLHEQVVLLTVVYEDIPRVPPSRRFEVEAHGEGFFRVILHFGFTDEPDVPQALKLCHLDDLDFSPMRTTYFLSRETVIASKLEGMARWREALFAFMLKNANGNLRFFNLPLNRVIELGTQVEM from the coding sequence ATGCTGGTCGCGGCGGTCGGGGTAGTTTACGGCGACATCGGCACGAGCCCGTTGTACACCCTCAAAGAAGTGTTTTCCGGCGCTTATGGCGTTCCGGTGAACCACGACGGGGTGCTGGGCATTCTGTCGTTGATCTTCTGGTCGCTGATCTGGGTCGTGTCGATCAAATACATGATGTTCGTGCTGCGTGCCGACAACCAGGGCGAGGGCGGCATCATGGCGCTCACCGCGCTGGCACGGCGGGCAGCGGGGGAACGCAGGAAATTGCGTTCGCTGCTGGTGGTCTGCGGCTTGATCGGCGCAGCGCTGTTCTATGGCGACAGCATGATCACCCCGGCGATCTCTGTGCTGTCGGCCATCGAAGGTCTGGGCCTGGCATTTGACGGGATCGACCATTGGGTCGTGCCGTTGTCGTTGGTGGTGCTGGTCGGGTTGTTTCTGATCCAGAGCCATGGCACAGCACGGATCGGCATTCTGTTCGGGCCGATCATGGTCACCTGGTTCCTCGTTCTCGGCGCTCTCGGCGTGTACGGCATCAGCCATTCCCCGGAAGTGCTGAAGGCGCTGAACCCGATCTGGGCCGTGCGCTTTTTCATGGTGCATACCGGCATGGGCGTGGCGATCCTCGGCGCCGTGGTGCTGGCGCTGACCGGTGCCGAAGCGCTGTACGCCGACATGGGCCACTTCGGTCGCAAGCCGATTGCCCGCGCGTGGTTCCTGCTGGTGCTGCCGGCGCTGGTGCTCAACTACTTCGGTCAGGGCGCCTTGTTGCTGGACAACCCGGAAGCGGCGCGCAACCCGTTCTACCTGCTGGCGCCGAGCTGGGCACTGATTCCGCTGGTCGGTCTGTCGACCCTGGCCACGGTGATTGCGTCCCAAGCGGTGATTTCCGGCGCGTTCTCCCTGACTCGTCAGGCGATTCAGCTTGGTTACATTCCGCGTATGTACATCCAGCACACGTCCAGCGACGAGCAGGGCCAGATTTATATTGGCGCGGTGAACTGGGCGCTGATGGTCGGCGTTGTCTTGTTGGTGCTGGGCTTCGAATCCTCCGGCGCACTGGCCTCGGCCTATGGTGTGGCGGTAACCGGCACTATGCTGATGACCACGATTCTGGTGTCGGCAGTCATGCTGCTGCTATGGAAATGGCCACCGATTCTGGCGGTGCCGGTACTGATCGGCTTCCTGCTGGTGGACGGCCTGTACTTCGCCGCCAACGTGCCGAAGATCGTCCAGGGTGGCGCCTTCCCGGTGATCGCCGGTATCGCGCTGTTCGTGCTCATGACCACCTGGAAGCGCGGCAAGCAACTGCTGGTCGAGCGCCTCGACGAAGGCGCGCTGCCGCTGCCGATCTTTATCAGCAGCATCCGCGTCCAGCCACCACACCGCGTGCAGGGCACCGCTGTGTTCCTTACCGCCCGTTCCGACGCGGTGCCGCACGCGCTGTTGCACAACCTGCTGCACAACCAGGTGCTGCACGAACAAGTGGTGCTGCTGACCGTGGTCTACGAAGACATCCCGCGCGTCCCGCCATCCCGGCGCTTCGAAGTCGAAGCCCACGGCGAAGGCTTCTTCCGGGTGATCCTGCACTTCGGCTTCACCGACGAACCGGACGTGCCGCAGGCGCTGAAGCTGTGCCACCTGGATGATCTGGACTTCAGCCCGATGCGCACCACCTACTTCCTCAGCCGCGAAACGGTCATCGCCTCGAAACTCGAAGGCATGGCCCGTTGGCGTGAAGCGCTGTTTGCATTCATGTTGAAGAATGCCAACGGAAACCTGCGGTTCTTCAATCTGCCGCTGAACCGGGTGATTGAGTTGGGGACGCAGGTGGAGATGTAG